One segment of uncultured Roseibium sp. DNA contains the following:
- the torT gene encoding TMAO reductase system periplasmic protein TorT gives MLKGTTLAVGIAAFSISAAFGQTWNVDKWTPAYDFSNPPQDASYSALGKASKKWNLCVIFPHLKDPYWVATNYGVVSQAQKIGVAVDLYEAGGYPNLEKQKQQLMDCADGNYDAILLGTVSYDQMTPTVVEASKKKPVFATVNAILPDGISGMAAVDWHDMGRAAGRYFSETYPTGSAAAKVAWLPGPETAGWVKFTDKGFREVVKDSSIELVAVKYGDTGKDIQQKLVEDVLDEHPDLDYIAGNAVAIEVAMSVVRQRGLKDQVKLVSDYFTPAIYRGIRRGLISSAPTDSAALQGVISVDQAVRSLEGSVEADHVGPAIFNVNKDNVKSFALEESLAPSDFKPTFKVD, from the coding sequence ATGCTCAAAGGAACTACATTGGCGGTTGGAATTGCCGCATTCTCAATCTCCGCCGCATTCGGTCAGACTTGGAATGTCGACAAGTGGACACCTGCGTATGATTTCTCAAACCCGCCACAAGATGCGAGTTATTCAGCGCTTGGGAAGGCGTCCAAAAAGTGGAACCTTTGCGTCATTTTTCCGCATCTCAAAGACCCCTATTGGGTCGCAACAAACTACGGTGTTGTTTCGCAGGCGCAGAAAATTGGCGTGGCCGTCGATCTTTACGAGGCAGGAGGATATCCCAATCTCGAAAAGCAAAAGCAGCAATTGATGGACTGTGCCGACGGAAATTACGACGCAATTCTATTGGGTACTGTATCGTACGATCAGATGACACCAACAGTCGTCGAAGCATCCAAGAAGAAGCCTGTTTTTGCGACCGTAAATGCGATTTTGCCCGATGGGATATCAGGAATGGCCGCGGTCGATTGGCACGATATGGGCCGCGCGGCCGGCCGATATTTCTCTGAAACTTACCCCACGGGATCAGCCGCCGCCAAGGTCGCTTGGCTGCCTGGACCGGAAACTGCGGGATGGGTAAAGTTCACAGACAAGGGGTTCCGGGAAGTCGTCAAGGATTCTTCTATTGAATTGGTCGCCGTCAAGTACGGCGATACCGGTAAGGACATTCAACAAAAGCTTGTTGAAGACGTTCTCGACGAACATCCTGACCTGGACTATATCGCCGGAAACGCGGTCGCAATTGAAGTTGCGATGAGTGTGGTGCGGCAAAGGGGTCTGAAAGACCAGGTGAAACTGGTCTCGGATTATTTCACCCCGGCCATTTATCGCGGAATTCGTCGCGGCTTGATCTCAAGCGCTCCGACAGACAGCGCGGCGTTGCAGGGGGTGATTTCGGTCGACCAGGCCGTTCGGTCTCTTGAAGGTTCTGTAGAAGCTGACCACGTTGGTCCCGCGATTTTCAACGTCAACAAAGACAATGTGAAATCCTTCGCGCTGGAAGAATCGCTCGCCCCCTCCGACTTCAAGCCGACATTCAAAGTCGACTGA
- a CDS encoding aminotransferase class III-fold pyridoxal phosphate-dependent enzyme yields MGQHVTDKSCECVAAAREQVEEVAFASRNVFENEPDGRLAERRARLADPGFENARIVSAGSEATETLINMTRQLAVVRGQGTRWTVPSPNPSYHGTSLGAVAVTGAPDSEAICPPVRRIMPKALRSLSYRVPEYVTDSYADHGANVLEQLTLDEGKESIPSLILEPVGGLATGGLVGTAGFYKALRDICDRNGFPLYVRRADA; encoded by the coding sequence ATCGGTCAACATGTCACTGACAAATCTTGCGAATGCGTCGCGGCCGCCCGCGAACAGGTCGAAGAAGTCGCGTTTGCGAGCAGAAACGTCTTCGAGAATGAACCCGACGGGCGCCTTGCAGAACGACGAGCGCGCTTGGCGGATCCTGGATTTGAGAACGCGCGTATCGTGTCGGCCGGCTCCGAAGCGACAGAGACCCTTATCAATATGACGCGGCAACTTGCCGTCGTTCGGGGTCAAGGGACCCGATGGACGGTGCCTTCCCCTAACCCAAGCTATCACGGCACCTCACTCGGCGCGGTTGCCGTGACAGGCGCCCCGGACAGCGAAGCTATCTGCCCACCTGTGAGGCGCATCATGCCCAAGGCTCTCAGGTCTCTCTCCTATCGCGTTCCGGAGTACGTAACCGACAGTTACGCAGACCACGGCGCGAACGTGCTGGAGCAACTCACTCTCGACGAGGGCAAGGAATCCATTCCTTCCTTGATCCTGGAGCCGGTTGGCGGACTGGCAACGGGGGGGCTTGTAGGAACCGCCGGATTTTACAAAGCCCTACGGGATATCTGCGACCGTAATGGCTTTCCGCTCTACGTCCGGCGGGCGGACGCGTGA
- a CDS encoding recombinase family protein: MPSCLRLDRFVRPTRDVSNLVHVLDEKGAFLCVLDPEVTTAEFMGRMVVPIRGRDADIDSAKGEGVYKGRKKNIDDAEIRKRIAAGATTAQVARDLQVSGMTLYRALSVQVAKSESA, translated from the coding sequence TTGCCGAGTTGTCTGCGGCTTGACCGGTTCGTCCGGCCTACCCGCGATGTGTCCAATCTCGTTCACGTGCTTGACGAAAAAGGCGCATTCCTCTGTGTCCTTGACCCAGAAGTGACAACAGCCGAATTCATGGGACGGATGGTGGTCCCCATTCGCGGCAGGGATGCTGACATCGACTCGGCGAAGGGCGAAGGCGTTTACAAAGGGCGCAAGAAAAACATCGATGACGCCGAAATCCGAAAGCGGATCGCCGCAGGTGCAACGACGGCTCAAGTTGCCCGTGATCTGCAGGTTTCCGGGATGACCCTATACCGCGCTCTGTCGGTTCAGGTAGCCAAATCAGAATCCGCTTGA
- a CDS encoding prephenate dehydrogenase/arogenate dehydrogenase family protein translates to MLRRFPGNDVRGTTLGFIGLGAFGRFAARHLAPHFQTVFYDPEVRDLPAPLKYWVEPASIAEVAASDIVVLAMPVQHLSDVVRAITPLLRPGTLVLDVCSVKSEPLDILSGLPAHVDIVGTHPVFGPQSGKRGITGLPIALVPLRGHRTHIVKRFLRENLGLHVVVTTAEEHDRQMASVQGLTHLIAKVMLAMPQKDIWLKTATYEHLEAMLDMLRHDSDDLFRAICGHNPYVGDVVKGFFEAVEDVSDRLGVKVTGDSPLHSEGIRAIGQTLLR, encoded by the coding sequence ATGTTGCGTAGGTTCCCAGGCAACGACGTGCGCGGAACAACACTCGGCTTTATCGGTCTGGGCGCATTTGGTCGTTTCGCAGCCCGGCATCTGGCGCCCCATTTCCAAACGGTTTTCTATGACCCGGAGGTCCGCGATCTGCCCGCACCCCTCAAATATTGGGTGGAGCCTGCGAGCATCGCAGAGGTGGCCGCCAGCGATATTGTCGTTTTGGCCATGCCGGTGCAGCATTTATCCGACGTGGTGCGCGCGATCACGCCGCTGCTGCGGCCGGGGACCCTCGTTCTGGATGTTTGTTCGGTCAAATCCGAGCCTCTGGACATCCTCTCGGGACTACCTGCCCATGTCGACATAGTGGGGACCCATCCGGTATTCGGTCCGCAAAGCGGCAAACGTGGAATAACCGGGCTTCCGATTGCCCTTGTCCCGCTACGCGGGCATCGCACCCATATCGTCAAAAGATTCCTTCGGGAGAATTTGGGTCTGCACGTCGTTGTCACCACCGCCGAAGAACATGATCGCCAAATGGCCAGTGTTCAGGGTCTCACACATTTGATTGCCAAGGTGATGCTGGCCATGCCGCAGAAAGATATATGGCTCAAAACCGCCACCTACGAGCATCTGGAAGCCATGCTGGACATGCTACGGCATGATTCAGACGACCTCTTTCGCGCCATTTGCGGACACAACCCCTACGTTGGAGATGTTGTCAAAGGGTTCTTTGAAGCCGTGGAAGACGTCTCTGATCGCCTTGGCGTAAAGGTAACCGGGGATAGTCCACTCCACAGCGAGGGCATACGCGCGATTGGGCAGACTTTATTGCGATAA
- a CDS encoding methyl-accepting chemotaxis protein, with amino-acid sequence MKGLTVRTGLLVAFGVVTAMVLVSSGTGMFALRSMNKEQASVLDVDMPSSEAAKDLYVNGILLTNMTGMLDQAQNLEEISGIEASLQDAMSKANGALNKLGELGGQHEANSNLAAEIEDLTGKLKTYTELTRARITLSNDSNLVEEEINSHAKDLMDLSETLVANSKSSVTNSVSTLYDIVEDSNNIDAVFATLDDLLDIKLFYSDAMTSFKANALAVEHSIGLVKSAQSIEALEQADKQVEALLVSLGRNAAKIDDPDRKKQALEVLSAIQPLMDNGLEKSFYSINVDRIETKDEMAALKAGLQKSTKELEEAVVNTVETSKDNISTAKSDMTRLTSFAFMLMIVLSIASVILSASIGFFYVERRVVRRLVALNHTTLSLSQGDLGAVVPKVSRDEIGQMASALQVFKDNAIEAENLRHQQSEANKVEQKRQNDISNLISDFESNIANLMEQAQNTANSLRETADGLGNVAEMTTEKSSSAFGSSEEAAQNVQAVAAAAEELSQSINEIRQQIRTTGEVILQADQDVTTANGEIVGLANTVERIGDVVNIITDIAAQTNLLALNATIEAARAGEAGKGFAVVATEVKALADQTSKATSEIAEQISAIQGSTSNAVAAIEKISATMNSVRDYSAAIASSAEQQSSATNEISRNVQEAARGTTIVATNIQNVSTSAEETKQSSELVKSASLEVSTTADEINQNISKFLKSVRAA; translated from the coding sequence ATGAAGGGTCTAACCGTAAGAACCGGCCTGCTGGTGGCATTTGGTGTCGTCACCGCAATGGTCCTCGTTTCATCGGGAACGGGGATGTTTGCATTGCGTTCCATGAACAAGGAACAGGCATCCGTCCTCGACGTCGATATGCCTTCGTCGGAGGCGGCAAAAGACCTCTACGTGAACGGCATCTTGCTTACCAACATGACCGGTATGTTGGATCAGGCACAGAACCTTGAAGAGATTTCCGGCATTGAAGCCTCTCTTCAAGATGCGATGTCAAAAGCCAACGGTGCCTTGAACAAGTTGGGGGAACTTGGCGGTCAGCATGAAGCGAATTCCAACTTGGCGGCAGAAATTGAAGACCTGACCGGAAAACTGAAAACGTACACCGAACTCACCAGGGCGCGTATAACTCTAAGTAATGATAGTAATTTGGTTGAAGAAGAAATAAATTCACACGCGAAAGATCTAATGGACCTTTCTGAAACGCTTGTCGCGAATTCGAAGTCCAGCGTGACAAACTCGGTGTCTACATTGTACGATATCGTTGAAGACAGCAATAATATTGACGCTGTTTTTGCCACTCTCGATGATTTGCTGGACATCAAACTGTTTTACTCGGACGCCATGACAAGCTTCAAGGCGAACGCCCTCGCCGTAGAGCATAGTATTGGTCTGGTGAAGAGCGCACAATCGATTGAAGCGCTGGAGCAGGCCGACAAACAGGTTGAAGCCTTGCTCGTATCTCTGGGCCGGAATGCAGCTAAAATTGATGATCCCGACCGGAAGAAACAGGCCTTGGAAGTTTTGTCTGCAATCCAACCCTTGATGGACAATGGACTGGAAAAGAGCTTTTACTCCATCAATGTCGATCGTATCGAAACGAAAGACGAGATGGCTGCCCTTAAGGCGGGTTTACAAAAAAGCACCAAAGAACTTGAAGAAGCCGTTGTAAATACTGTCGAGACATCCAAGGACAACATCTCCACGGCCAAATCCGATATGACACGACTGACGTCGTTCGCTTTCATGTTGATGATCGTGCTGTCAATCGCATCGGTGATCCTTTCCGCGTCGATCGGCTTCTTCTACGTTGAAAGGCGTGTCGTTAGACGGTTGGTGGCACTGAATCATACCACCCTTTCCTTGTCGCAAGGTGATTTGGGAGCCGTTGTCCCTAAAGTCAGTCGTGATGAAATCGGTCAGATGGCATCCGCCTTGCAGGTATTCAAAGACAACGCGATTGAAGCCGAAAACTTGCGACATCAGCAGTCGGAAGCGAACAAGGTTGAACAGAAACGTCAGAATGACATTTCCAATCTCATCTCCGACTTTGAGAGCAACATCGCAAATTTGATGGAGCAAGCGCAAAATACCGCGAACAGTTTGCGCGAGACTGCCGATGGGCTTGGAAATGTGGCCGAGATGACGACGGAAAAATCAAGCAGTGCATTTGGATCGTCTGAAGAAGCCGCTCAGAACGTTCAGGCGGTCGCAGCAGCTGCCGAGGAGCTATCACAATCGATCAATGAAATACGACAGCAAATCAGGACGACGGGTGAAGTCATTCTACAAGCCGATCAAGACGTAACCACGGCCAATGGCGAAATTGTCGGACTGGCAAACACCGTCGAACGTATCGGAGACGTTGTAAATATTATTACCGATATCGCGGCGCAAACAAACCTCCTTGCGCTTAACGCGACGATCGAGGCCGCACGTGCAGGCGAAGCGGGTAAAGGGTTTGCCGTTGTCGCCACTGAAGTCAAGGCGTTGGCCGACCAGACGTCAAAGGCGACAAGTGAAATCGCTGAACAGATATCCGCGATTCAAGGTTCTACCAGCAACGCGGTCGCTGCAATCGAAAAGATTTCTGCAACCATGAATTCCGTGCGTGACTACTCTGCTGCAATCGCCTCCTCTGCTGAACAGCAAAGTTCGGCGACAAACGAAATTTCGCGAAATGTTCAGGAGGCCGCTCGAGGGACGACGATCGTTGCCACAAACATTCAAAATGTGTCGACGTCGGCCGAAGAAACGAAACAATCCTCAGAACTTGTGAAATCCGCCTCACTCGAGGTTTCGACGACGGCTGATGAGATAAATCAGAATATCAGCAAGTTCCTCAAGTCGGTGCGGGCTGCTTGA
- a CDS encoding DUF736 family protein, translating into MIEVASISGPNRRGETNWPPSSRSAARTEVKHDRFAGSGRTQTFATATSINASPFIYSNAVELGAAWQKLTKRGYLSIKLDDPNFPAPIYATLVEEEGEEGLQLIWSRPNGNRD; encoded by the coding sequence GTGATCGAGGTCGCTTCCATTAGCGGACCCAACCGAAGAGGCGAGACGAACTGGCCGCCTTCGTCTCGCAGCGCCGCGCGCACTGAGGTAAAGCACGACCGCTTTGCCGGGTCTGGTCGAACTCAGACTTTCGCGACCGCTACCTCAATCAACGCAAGCCCCTTCATCTACTCAAATGCAGTGGAGCTGGGTGCCGCTTGGCAGAAGCTGACCAAACGCGGCTACCTCTCGATCAAGCTGGACGACCCGAACTTCCCGGCTCCAATCTACGCCACCCTGGTTGAGGAGGAAGGCGAAGAGGGCCTGCAGCTGATCTGGTCCCGTCCCAACGGCAACCGCGATTGA
- a CDS encoding TRAP transporter substrate-binding protein has translation MKKFILPTIAAMVLTSGLVGAVHAQSIGVALDATPDRDKQATYRYVDNMLGQLKEMGWKTEEFPRDSIGGEDERLDQIRAGILDVSMSNYAVANQFVPEMRVMQLPYTFASSRQVFNFFTQSGYLDEVNEKLAADGMRILAIVPSGGQLGIFNNKHEVKSVADMSDLRMRALDPNQLKMFEMMGASGVVIPFSEVPNAIQTGIADGYVNAAVVPLAFGQADLFTNFTDAKVIMSARLALASTTWWDSLSAEQQAQLNEASIKALAEVFDFVETAEAKHRVDLDAAGIKVYEPTPEELATFKDATADMAGLLEGISQDRIKELREKAASYPAK, from the coding sequence GTGAAAAAATTTATTCTTCCCACCATCGCCGCCATGGTCCTTACCAGCGGGCTGGTCGGTGCTGTCCATGCACAGTCCATTGGCGTCGCGCTGGATGCCACGCCCGACCGTGACAAGCAGGCAACCTATCGCTACGTCGACAACATGCTGGGCCAGCTTAAGGAAATGGGCTGGAAGACCGAGGAATTCCCGCGCGATTCGATCGGCGGCGAAGACGAGCGCCTGGACCAGATCCGCGCCGGCATCCTCGACGTTTCAATGTCGAACTATGCCGTGGCGAACCAGTTCGTCCCGGAAATGCGTGTCATGCAGCTTCCCTATACTTTCGCGTCCTCGCGGCAGGTATTCAACTTCTTCACCCAGTCCGGCTATTTGGACGAGGTGAACGAGAAGCTGGCGGCTGACGGCATGCGCATCCTTGCCATCGTTCCCTCGGGCGGGCAGTTGGGTATCTTCAACAACAAGCATGAAGTGAAGTCGGTGGCCGACATGTCGGACCTGCGCATGCGTGCGCTTGATCCGAACCAACTGAAGATGTTCGAGATGATGGGCGCTAGCGGCGTGGTCATTCCTTTCTCCGAAGTGCCGAACGCGATCCAGACCGGCATCGCTGACGGCTATGTCAACGCGGCCGTCGTGCCGCTGGCCTTCGGCCAGGCCGACCTCTTCACCAACTTCACCGACGCCAAGGTCATCATGTCCGCACGCCTTGCGCTTGCCTCCACCACCTGGTGGGACAGCCTGTCGGCAGAGCAACAGGCGCAACTGAACGAGGCTTCGATCAAGGCGCTGGCCGAGGTCTTTGACTTCGTCGAGACCGCAGAGGCGAAGCACCGCGTAGACCTTGATGCCGCCGGCATCAAGGTCTACGAGCCGACTCCAGAAGAGCTGGCGACCTTCAAGGACGCCACCGCCGACATGGCCGGCCTTCTGGAGGGCATCTCCCAGGACCGGATCAAAGAGCTGCGTGAGAAAGCGGCCAGCTATCCGGCCAAGTAA
- a CDS encoding acetoacetate--CoA ligase, with the protein MVQAGELLWEGSREFVESSNISKFMSWLDDERGLTFDDYEALWSWSVAEPEQFWLSIWDYFEIHSVTPYKQVLSSRDMPGAIWFEGARVNYAEHVLRHESNGDPERPVLRHMSELRPLAQMSWIELGASVRKLAQQFRDLGIRPGDCVAAYLPNIPEAVIAMLATTAIGAVWSAAAPEFGSKTVVDRFSQISPKLLLVGDGYRYGGKDFDRSAEIAEIVAALPSVKTVVWLDYLNRDAPAPEMKPDVLAWNTLLAGPDVAAEDFTFEYVSGEHPLWILFSSGTTGLPKPIVHGHLGILLEHYKSAAFHLNLKPGRAMYFYSTTGWMVWNTLMWAPLMNAEAVLYDGHPAYPTPDFVFDLAARTKAQTLGTSPTFVMTMQKQGIVPKDKYDLSALENLFLVGSPATPETFAWAYENVKSDLWVTSQSGGTEFCSGLVGGSPTLPVFAGEIQARTLGADVRAFDERGEEVIGEPGELVVRKPMPSMPLYLWGDRDFEKYKSSYFDTYPGIWRHGDSITINQRGGCFVHGRSDATLNRYGVRIGSAEIYRTLDTIAEIEDSLIVCIEKPDGGYFMPLFVRLKPGTELTEDLIASIKSCLRTDRSPRHVPDVIVEAPDIPYTITSKKMEVPIRKLLLGVPPESAASRGSMRDPQVLDWYAQFAATHRAKNQSA; encoded by the coding sequence ATGGTTCAGGCTGGGGAGCTTCTCTGGGAAGGGAGCCGCGAGTTTGTCGAAAGCTCGAATATTTCGAAGTTCATGTCGTGGCTCGACGACGAGCGCGGATTGACCTTCGACGATTATGAGGCCCTTTGGTCCTGGTCGGTTGCCGAACCTGAGCAGTTTTGGCTCAGCATCTGGGACTATTTCGAAATTCACTCGGTGACGCCCTACAAACAAGTGCTCTCCTCCCGCGACATGCCCGGAGCCATCTGGTTCGAAGGCGCACGCGTCAACTACGCCGAACACGTTCTTCGTCATGAGAGCAACGGCGACCCCGAGCGCCCTGTTCTCCGCCACATGTCCGAGCTTCGTCCGCTGGCACAGATGAGCTGGATCGAACTCGGTGCGTCTGTTCGTAAACTCGCCCAGCAATTTCGTGATCTTGGCATTCGGCCCGGTGATTGCGTCGCGGCTTACTTGCCAAACATTCCGGAAGCCGTGATTGCAATGCTTGCGACCACGGCCATCGGGGCCGTGTGGTCCGCCGCCGCGCCGGAATTCGGTTCCAAGACCGTAGTGGACCGCTTCTCGCAGATTTCACCGAAGCTCCTGTTGGTGGGGGACGGATATCGGTATGGCGGCAAAGATTTCGATCGCAGCGCGGAGATCGCTGAAATCGTCGCAGCATTGCCGAGCGTGAAGACGGTCGTCTGGCTGGACTATCTCAACCGGGACGCTCCCGCGCCTGAAATGAAACCCGATGTTCTCGCCTGGAACACGCTTTTAGCCGGGCCCGATGTCGCCGCCGAAGACTTCACCTTCGAATATGTCTCCGGCGAGCACCCGCTCTGGATCTTGTTTTCATCCGGTACGACCGGCCTGCCCAAGCCAATTGTTCACGGCCATCTCGGAATCCTGCTCGAGCACTACAAATCAGCGGCCTTTCATCTCAATCTCAAGCCTGGCCGCGCGATGTATTTCTACTCCACCACCGGGTGGATGGTGTGGAACACGCTGATGTGGGCGCCGCTCATGAACGCCGAAGCGGTTCTTTACGACGGGCATCCGGCGTATCCCACACCTGATTTCGTGTTCGATCTCGCCGCGCGCACCAAAGCCCAGACCCTCGGCACAAGCCCGACCTTTGTTATGACCATGCAGAAGCAGGGCATCGTTCCGAAAGACAAGTATGATTTGTCTGCGCTCGAGAACCTGTTTCTGGTCGGCTCGCCGGCAACGCCCGAGACCTTCGCCTGGGCCTATGAAAACGTGAAGTCCGACCTGTGGGTCACCTCCCAGTCAGGTGGTACCGAGTTCTGCTCCGGTCTGGTGGGCGGCTCCCCCACGCTTCCCGTCTTCGCCGGAGAAATCCAGGCAAGAACGCTTGGTGCGGATGTACGCGCATTCGACGAACGCGGCGAGGAGGTAATTGGTGAGCCCGGCGAACTCGTCGTCAGAAAACCGATGCCGTCGATGCCGCTTTATCTTTGGGGCGATCGCGACTTTGAAAAGTATAAGTCGTCCTACTTCGATACCTATCCCGGGATCTGGCGGCATGGCGATTCCATTACGATCAATCAGCGCGGCGGATGCTTTGTTCACGGACGCTCCGACGCAACGCTCAATCGTTATGGCGTACGCATTGGCTCTGCGGAAATCTACCGCACGCTCGACACGATTGCCGAGATCGAAGACAGCCTGATCGTCTGCATAGAAAAGCCGGACGGCGGATACTTCATGCCCCTGTTCGTGCGGCTGAAGCCGGGCACAGAACTGACGGAAGATCTCATCGCCTCGATCAAATCCTGCCTGCGCACCGATCGAAGCCCGCGCCACGTACCGGACGTGATCGTCGAGGCGCCCGACATTCCCTACACGATAACCTCCAAGAAAATGGAGGTGCCGATCCGCAAGCTTCTTCTGGGTGTACCGCCCGAATCCGCTGCAAGCCGAGGCTCAATGCGAGACCCTCAGGTGCTTGATTGGTATGCCCAATTCGCCGCAACTCACCGCGCAAAAAATCAGTCTGCTTAG
- a CDS encoding TRAP transporter small permease subunit yields the protein MIKTVDALYALSGLLNRIARRGAAFCFLGMLAVMMLQVVARYLFASPPFWTEELARWLMVWGGLLGASCAFHTHADPAMVHPPAQVIWRQKVQVVARFIGSWVFFAPVLYFALPYVERQVGRTSEGLEVSTAWMASALPVAVGLILLHGLAGLGALISPNVLARETSYAEEIESNMKE from the coding sequence ATGATCAAGACCGTCGACGCGCTCTATGCCCTCTCCGGATTGCTGAACAGGATCGCCCGCCGCGGCGCCGCCTTTTGTTTCCTGGGGATGCTGGCGGTGATGATGCTGCAGGTCGTGGCCCGCTACCTCTTTGCCTCCCCACCGTTCTGGACCGAGGAGCTGGCCCGCTGGCTGATGGTCTGGGGCGGGCTGCTCGGCGCCTCCTGCGCGTTCCATACCCATGCCGATCCGGCCATGGTGCATCCCCCGGCCCAGGTGATATGGCGCCAGAAAGTGCAGGTCGTGGCCCGCTTTATCGGGTCCTGGGTCTTCTTTGCGCCGGTGCTCTATTTCGCGCTGCCCTACGTGGAGCGGCAGGTCGGTCGCACCTCGGAGGGGCTCGAGGTCTCGACCGCATGGATGGCCTCGGCGCTGCCGGTGGCTGTGGGGCTGATCCTGCTGCACGGGCTGGCCGGCCTCGGCGCTCTGATCTCGCCGAACGTCCTCGCCCGCGAGACGTCCTACGCAGAAGAAATCGAATCCAACATGAAGGAGTGA
- a CDS encoding TetR/AcrR family transcriptional regulator C-terminal domain-containing protein: MEVVSLSHSVVGRQRRTPKKRKGNSETPGLTKEAVIEAALKLIDTTDLESFSMRNLAKELGVYPTAIYWHVPSRNAVITEMISRVLGGIVPEEQDDWKEWLKQLFRNYRQAIRVHPNVAPLIGVQLVSNASVDLDMIESILRTLSKAGFADDDLLAVFNAVIATMVGFTTQEFSMVPKEEADDWAAAMQNVVASVDDTRHPILARNAGNFANKAFILRWQNGAFSPLDSGFETFIQAVVDGLEVRLSQ, translated from the coding sequence ATGGAGGTCGTATCGTTGAGTCACTCAGTCGTTGGCAGGCAGCGCCGAACACCGAAGAAGCGCAAAGGCAACTCGGAGACACCGGGTCTGACCAAGGAAGCGGTGATTGAAGCTGCGCTCAAGCTGATAGACACGACCGATCTTGAGAGCTTCAGCATGCGCAACCTGGCCAAGGAACTGGGGGTCTATCCCACGGCGATCTATTGGCATGTCCCCAGCCGTAATGCCGTAATCACGGAAATGATTTCGCGAGTCCTGGGAGGTATTGTTCCCGAGGAGCAGGACGATTGGAAAGAATGGCTCAAACAATTGTTCCGGAACTATCGACAAGCCATTCGCGTGCATCCCAACGTCGCGCCCCTGATCGGTGTGCAACTGGTTTCCAACGCGAGTGTAGACCTCGACATGATCGAGAGCATCTTGCGCACACTCTCCAAAGCCGGCTTTGCCGACGACGACCTGCTTGCCGTTTTCAACGCGGTCATCGCGACAATGGTCGGGTTCACCACCCAGGAATTCTCGATGGTGCCCAAGGAGGAGGCCGACGATTGGGCGGCAGCCATGCAAAATGTGGTCGCATCGGTAGACGACACCCGACATCCCATACTGGCGCGAAACGCTGGAAATTTCGCGAACAAAGCCTTCATTCTACGTTGGCAGAACGGTGCCTTCTCGCCACTCGATTCAGGGTTCGAAACCTTCATCCAGGCTGTTGTGGATGGTCTTGAGGTCCGCTTATCGCAATAA